One part of the Coffea eugenioides isolate CCC68of chromosome 10, Ceug_1.0, whole genome shotgun sequence genome encodes these proteins:
- the LOC113749698 gene encoding kinesin-like protein KIN-14R — MMAGFETQPNRAFLDWLQASSNSTKKIKSPPLLNQEEQPFFENAEAVDSIICVPGSRLVSRNAISKENVVKFVNAGGGTIKEEGEHGKFIMSDHGFDGGNVLKTNESVIDDSNFGALYQSARIGNFSYQFENLPAGDYFVDLHFAEIINTNGPKGMRVFDVFIQEDKILSELDIYSLIGANKPLQLEDVRISLGPNDVIMIRFQGLNGSPIVSGICIREAPNLPVSLVKQRCPETENLSFENKDVRARNDARYQRKIEELQAQCERKTDECYQAWMSLTDMSKKLEEVTMELDNKSFQNNCLDQSMVLQAEKLKDVSTKYNREKKFWFEAINKIESKVKILKDEQSKLSRETHDCANLIPDLNKMVSAVQGLVAQCENLKLKCSKEQAERKKLYNQIQQTKGNIRVFCRSRPLSREEASAGYATVTDFDGAKDGDLGIVTSGFTKKTYRFDRVYMPKDNQDDVFADASPLVISVLDGYNVCIFAYGQTGTGKTFTMEGIENNRGVNYRTLELLFRMIEERKDAFTYNVSVNVLEVYNEQIRDLLVNSPASKKLEIRLDIGGINHVPGIVNAEVENIREVWNVLQAGSNARAVGSNNVNEHSSRSHCMICITVRARNSMNGECTKSKLWLVDLAGSERLAKTDVQGERRKEAQNINRSLSALGDVISALASKSSHIPYRNSKLTHLLQDSLGSEAKILMFVQISPLEQDLGETLSSLNFATRVRGVELGPAKKQIDFGEIQKLKLLLDKLKQESRTKDDALRKLEENFHALESQAKNKDQFCRNQQEKVNELESQLAMKADSCSQMDRQLTELSMKVRVGEDIRANLQQKVNQLEKKLIECEHVESNALQHKVKQLERTLKERTNEFEVHSVILQKKVKELEHKLERQGGGTTVSPMLRPKIQELQEKVSQRDRHLESSPELCASEQSRASTDERKDSSSITENEVNTGPGTQMLQPRKRPTGQGSILLKGNESLGQLRMKREFQNKGIENICLSNPSTEKKRSLATESNKGRHIDPTKAFARVTRTTKPFPGIQRSLSSRINREPVPMVKERESSTRVWLR; from the exons atgatggCCGGGTTTGAAACTCAACCAAACAGGGCATTTCTTGATTGGCTCCAAGCTTCTAGTAATAGCACTAAAAAGATTAAATCACCCCCTCTTCTCAATCAAGAAGAGCAACCATTTTTCGAAAATGCTGAGGCTGTTGATTCTATAATATGTGTTCCAGGTTCAAGGCTGGTTTCTAGGAACGCCATTTCTAAAG AAAATGTAGTGAAGTTTGTAAATGCTGGAGGTGGGACTATCAAAGAAGAGGGAGAACATGGCAAGTTTATCATGTCTGATCATGGTTTTGATGGAGGGAACGTTCTTAAAACCAATGAAAGTGTAATTGATGACAGCAATTTTGGGGCTTTGTACCAATCAGCAAGGATAGGAAACTTCAGCTATCAATTTGAAAACCTCCCAGCTGGAGACTATTTCGTTGATCTTCATTTTGCCGAAATCATAAACACAAATGGTCCCAAGGGGATGAGGGTCTTTGATGTGTTCATACAGGAAGATAAG ATTTTATCAGAACTTGACATATATTCCCTAATTGGAGCCAATAAACCTTTGCAACTGGAAGATGTCAGAATCTCTCTGGGGCCCAATGACGTGATAATGATAAGGTTTCAAGGATTAAATGGAAGTCCAATTGTAAGTGGCATATGTATTAGGGAAGCACCTAATTTGCCTG TATCTCTGGTGAAACAAAGGTGCCCTGAAACTGAGAACCTTTCCTTTGAG AATAAAGATGTCAGAGCAAGAAACGATGCTAGATATCAGAGGAAAATAGAAGAGTTGCAAGCACAATGTGAGCGAAAGACAGATGAATGCTACCAGGCCTGGATGTCACTAACAGACATGAGCAAGAAGCTTGAAGAGGTGACCATGGAGCTTGATAACAAATCTTTCCAAAATAATTGCCTAG ATCAATCCATGGTGCTACAAGCAGAGAAGTTAAAAGATGTATCCACCAAGTACAATCGTGAAAAGAAGTTCTGGTTTGAAGCCATTAATAAGATAGAGTCAAAAGTCAAG ATCCTGAAGGACGAACAGAGCAAACTATCTCGAGAAACACATGATTGTGCCAATTTAATTCCTGATTTGAATAAGATGGTTTCAGCTGTTCAGGGGCTAG TGGCACAGTGTGAGAATCTTAAACTGAAGTGCAGTAAGGAGCAGGCAGAGAGGAAGAAGCTATACAACCAAATTCAGCAAACAAAAG GAAATATAAGGGTGTTTTGTCGGTCTCGCCCACTGAGTAGAGAGGAAGCTTCAGCGGGATATGCAACAGTCACAGATTTTGACGGGGCAAAGGATGGAGATCTGGGGATAGTTACAAGTGGTTTTACTAAAAAAACATATAGATTTGACCGTGTCTACATGCCAAAGGACAATCAAG ATGATGTATTTGCGGATGCTTCACCATTGGTGATCTCGGTTTTAGATGGCTATAATGTGTGTATATTTGCTTACGGACAGACAGGAACTGGAAAAACATTTACCATGGAAGGAATTGAGAACAACAGAGGAGTAAACTATAGGACTTTGGAGCTTCTTTTCAGAATGATTGAGGAAAGGAAAGATGCTTTCACATACAACGTATCTGTCAATGTACTGGAAGTTTACAATGAGCAAATTAGGGACTTGTTAGTCAACTCACCAGCATCAAAGAA GTTGGAGATAAGACTAGATATCGGAGGAATTAATCATGTACCTGGAATAGTGAATGCTGAAGTAGAAAATATAAGAGAGGTTTGGAATGTTCTGCAAGCTGGAAGTAATGCAAGGGCTGTAGGATCAAACAATGTGAATGAGCACAGTAGTCGTTCTCATTG CATGATCTGCATAACTGTGAGAGCTAGAAATTCAATGAATGGTGAATGTACCAAGAGCAAGCTTTGGCTTGTGGACTTGGCAGGCAGTGAGAGATTGGCAAAAACTGATGTTCAAGGAGAGCGCCGCAAGGAAGCTCAAAATATCAACCGTTCTCTTTCAGCACTGGGAGATGTCATATCTGCTTTGGCATCTAAGAGCAGCCACATCCCATACCG AAATTCAAAGCTTACACACTTGCTGCAGGATTCCCTTG GCAGTGAAGCAAAAATTCTGATGTTTGTGCAAATCAGCCCCTTGGAGCAAGACTTGGGTGAAACTTTGAGTTCATTAAATTTTGCAACTCGTGTTAGAGGTGTTGAGTTGGGTCCTGCAAAGAAACAGATCGACTTTGGGGAGATTCAAAAACTTAAGCTACTG CTTGATAAATTAAAGCAAGAATCCAGAACAAAAGATGATGCCTTGCGGAAGTTAGAAGAGAACTTTCATGCCTTGGAATCTCAAGCAAAAAACAAGGATCAGTTCTGCAGAAACCAACAAGAAAAGGTTAATGAACTAGAAAGCCAACTTGCGATGAAGGCAGACTCATGCAGTCAGATGGACAGACAGCTGACAGAACTCTCAATGAAAGTGAGAGTTGGAGAAGACATTAGAGCGAATCTTCAGCAAAAG GTAAATCAGCTTGAGAAAAAGCTGATAGAATGTGAGCATGTTGAGAGCAATGCTCTTCAGCACAAG GTCAAGCAGCTTGAAAGGACATTGAAAGAAAGAACTAACGAGTTTGAAGTTCATTCAGTGATCCTCCAGAAAAAG GTTAAGGAACTTGAGCACAAGTTGGAAAGGCAAGGAGGAGGTACTACGGTATCTCCAATGCTTCGTCCAAAG ATTCAAGAGCTTCAGGAAAAGGTAAGCCAACGTGACAGACATTTGGAAAGTTCACCAGAACTGTGTGCATCTGAGCAGTCAAGAGCCAGTACAGATGAAAGAAAAGACTCTTCATCAATAACAGAAAATGAAGTCAATACAGGTCCAGGCACCCAAATGTTACAGCCTCGGAAACGCCCCACAGGACAGGGTTCTATTCTTCTTAAAGGAAATGAGTCACTGGGCCAATTGCGAATGAAAAGGGAGTTCCAGAATAAAGGGATTGAGAACATCTGCTTATCAAACCCTTCAACTGAAAAGAAGCGGTCACTGGCAACTGAATCAAATAAAGGGAGGCATATTGACCCTACAAAAGCATTTGCAAGAGTAACAAGAACTACAAAACCATTCCCTGGTATTCAGAGGTCCTTATCTAGTCGAATCAACAGAGAACCAGTGCCAATGGTCAAGGAGAGGGAAAGCAGTACAAGAGTTTGGTTGAGATAA